CGGTTGCGGAGGCCGATCTTCGGTGGTCAGGCGTCAAGCCGGTAGAGCCACCCGTGACGGTCCTCGACTCGGCCGTGCTGAATGCCCGTGAGTTCGTCACGCAGCGCCCGGGTGACGGGCCCCGTTGCGGCATCCACGCTCCCCCACGAACCTGCCGGACTTTTCAGCTGCCCGATGGGAGTGATGGCCGCGGCCGTGCCGGTTGCGAAGATCTCGGTGATCTCGCCCGTTGCGAGGCCATCGCAGAGCTCGTCGACGAACACGTCGCGCTCGTCGACGCGGATCTGCTGGTCGCGAGCGAGTTGAATGACGCTGTCGCGAGTGATTCCTTCGAGGATGCTGCCGGACGCCGCCGGGGTGATGAGCGCGCCGTCTCTCGTGACGGCGAAGAGATTCATGCTCCCCGCCTCGTCGACGCGGGTTCCAGTTTCGGCGTCGGCGAAGAGCACCTGGGCGCAGCCGTTGCGCATGGCCTCCTGCTGCGGCAGGAGGGATGCGGCGTAGTTTCCTCCGCATTTCGCGTCACCTGTGCCACCGCGCGCCGTGCGCGCGTGCTCAGTCGAGATCCAGATCGACACCGGCCTGACACCGCTTTCGAAATAAGGGCCCGCAGGCGAGGCGATCACGAAGTAGCTCGCGGCGTGTGCCGGCCGCACGCCGATGAACGTTTCGTTGGCGATGATGAACGGACGCAGATAGAGGCTGCGCTCGGCTCCCGCGGGCACCCAGTGCCGGTCTGCGACGACAAGCTCCGACAGTGACGCAAGAAAGTCTGCGGTGCCCAGCTCGGGCAGCGCGAGGCGACGTGCCGAGCTGCGAAGTCTCTCGGCGTTCTTCTCGGGACGGAAAGTCCAGATCGACCCGTCGTCATGGCGGTAGGCCTTGAGCCCCTCAAAGACCTCCTGACCGTAGTGCAGCACCGCCGATGCCGGCTGCAGGGCGATCGGTCCGTAGGGCTGCAGGCGCGCGTCGTGCCACCCCGCCTCTTCCGTCCAGTCGATCGCAACCATGTGGTCGGTGAAATGACTGCCGAATCCGGGATCGGCCAGGATGTTCTCACGGCGCTGTTCAGGGGCCGGTGTGGTTGCGAGACGGCGGGCGAAGGCGAGACTCCGGTCGTCGGTGGTGATGGTCATCGGGGTCCTTGATACTCGAGAATGCCAAAACGCGCGATTCTGGCATGCAGAACTGATGGTTCGCAGTTATCAGCTGACACGAGGGCGTGCTCGTGACGATGGGACGCCCGCGTGATCGCGGTGTCGTACTGCGTGACGTGCCGCGCTCCGATTCGACGAGGATGCGGAGCGCCGGTGTGCGTGGGCCGGATGCGGCGATTGTCACGCCGGCACGGCTGTCGAGAGGCCGCCTCATGCGTTGACAGTGGCGACAGTGACGAATCTAGCAGGTTCCGGGTCTGAAAAATTCCTCCCGTTGTATGGTGAGCACAAGGAAACCGCCAGCGAAAGGGAGACACCATGAGCATCGGAGTGGGAATCTTTCTCATTGCCCTCGGGGCGATTTTGACGTTCGCCGTCAATGTGGACGTCCAGTACGTCGATCTCGACATGATCGGCTACATCCTCATGGCCGCGGGCGTCGTGGTCGTGATCATCGGTATCGTGCTTGCGTTCCGCAAGCGCAAGACGGTCGTCACGCGGCGCGA
This DNA window, taken from Paramicrobacterium agarici, encodes the following:
- a CDS encoding DUF6458 family protein, yielding MSIGVGIFLIALGAILTFAVNVDVQYVDLDMIGYILMAAGVVVVIIGIVLAFRKRKTVVTRRDGVDRRTGERYDSTERGDNGTL
- a CDS encoding branched-chain amino acid aminotransferase, yielding MTTDDRSLAFARRLATTPAPEQRRENILADPGFGSHFTDHMVAIDWTEEAGWHDARLQPYGPIALQPASAVLHYGQEVFEGLKAYRHDDGSIWTFRPEKNAERLRSSARRLALPELGTADFLASLSELVVADRHWVPAGAERSLYLRPFIIANETFIGVRPAHAASYFVIASPAGPYFESGVRPVSIWISTEHARTARGGTGDAKCGGNYAASLLPQQEAMRNGCAQVLFADAETGTRVDEAGSMNLFAVTRDGALITPAASGSILEGITRDSVIQLARDQQIRVDERDVFVDELCDGLATGEITEIFATGTAAAITPIGQLKSPAGSWGSVDAATGPVTRALRDELTGIQHGRVEDRHGWLYRLDA